CCTCGTCGAAGGCGATGGCATGCTCTTCGTTCGAGGTGAGATCGCGGATCACGATCCCCGGCAGCGCGTTGGCGCGCTCCAGCCGCACCATATGGCCGGCATAAAGATCGAGATCGATGATGTAGATGCCTGGACGATAGGGGATCAGGTCGCGCCAATTCGCGCGCTCGGGCGAACCGAGCGGCGCGGTGACGATCTTGAAGTCGACGGCGTCGTCGGCGTTGGTGAGGATGAAAAGCTCGTCGCCGCGGTCGGCGATCGAATATTGCACGCCTTCCTCGCGCGCCGCGACCAGGCGCGGCGGCGCCTCGGGATCGGCGAGATCGATCAGCCGTTGCTCGGAGGTCTCGTGGTCGCCGCCCGCGATCACGCAGAAGCGGCCGCTGGTGCTCTCGTGCAGATGGGTGAACCAGCCGGCGTCCTGCTCTTCGTAGACCAGCGCGTCGTCGGCCTGCCTGGTGCCGAGCCTGTGGCGCCACACCTGCATCGGCCGGTGGTTGTCGTCGAGCCGCACATAGAAGAAGCTCTTGCAGTCCGCGGCCCAGACCACGCCGCCGTCGGTCTCCTCGACGAGGTCGTCGAAATCCTTGCCGCTCGCCCAGTCGCGGACGCGGATCGAGAAATATTCGGAGCCCTTGGTGTCCGCGCTCCAGGCCTGCATCTTGTGATCATGCGAATGCCGGCTGCCGCCGAACTTGAAATATTTGTGGTCCTTGGCGAGCGCGTCGCCGTCGAGCACGATATCGCCGTCCCCGCCGTGGCGCGGCATGCGGCCGAACAGCTCGTGCTGTCCGCCCTCGCGGAATCTGCGGAAATAGGCGTACGGCCCGTCCGGCGACGGCACGCTGGAATCGTCCTCCTTGATCCGCCCGCGCATCTCGCGCACCAGCGTTTTCTGCAAGACCCCGGTATGGCCGAGCAGGCTCTCGGTGTAGACGTTCTCCTCGTCGAGATATTTGCGGATGTCGGGATCCAGCGCTTTGGGATCGCGCAGCACCTCCTGCCATTTCGCGTCCTTCAACCAGGCATAGTCGTCGGTCACGGTGATCCCGTGCCGCGTGAAGGCATGCGGCCGGCGCGGGGCGATTGGAGGCTGGGAAGGTGTTTTGGCCTGGGTCACTCGATCCTCGTTCGTCTCACAGAAACTCATCTCGTCATGCGCGGGCTTGCCCCGCGCATCCATCCAATACGAAATCTTTTAGCGATGGATTGCCGGGTCAAGCCCGGCAATGACGGCCGTAGAAGGCGGCGGGTCGCCCATCATATGGCGACAAGCGCATGAATTGCCAGCGCGGCCGCGCCGGGCACTGTTCCAGTCGCCGGGTTGTTGATCGGCCCCTTGTATGCTTTACGGACCAGAATCCCCGCCGCCGGTCCAGCCCGATGCTGTTCAACTCCTACCCGTTCATCCTGCTGTTCTTGCCCCTGGTGTTGGCCGGCTATTTCTGGCTCGGCCGGCGCAGCAATCTCGCACCGGTGATCTGGCTGGCACTGGCCTCGATCGCCTTCTACGCGATCGGCAGCTGGCAGTTCGTGGCGCTGCTGCTGCTGTCGATCGCGTTCAACTACGGCATCGGCCATCTCCTGATCGTGGCGAAGCTCGGCCCATCACCACGCAAGGCGGCACTCGCGCTCGGCGTCGCCGGCGATCTCCTCGTGCTCGGCATCTTCAAATATGCCGGCTTCGCCACCGAGAACGTCAACGCGCTGCTCGGCACGCATTTTGCGCTCCACATCCTGCTGCCGGTCGGGATCTCCTTCTACACCTTCACGCAGATCGCGTTCCTGGTGGATGCCTATCGCGGCCAGGTCGCGGCCTATGCGCTGCCGCATTACGCGCTGTTCGTGACCTATTTTCCGCATCTGATCGCGGGGCCGATCCTCCACCACAAGGACATGATCCCGCAATTCGAGAGGGAGGAGACCAAGCGCCCGGACGGGCATCTCATCCTGTGCGGCGTCATCATCTTCGCCATCGGCCTGTTCAAGAAAACCTGCCTTGCCGACGGCATCCAGCCGCTGGTCGCGCTCGCCTTCGACGCGCGTTCGCCGAGCTTCGACCAGGCCTGGTGCGGTGCGCTCGCCTACGCCTTCCAGCTCTATTTCGATTTCTCCGGCTATTCCGACATGGCGATCGGGATCTCGCTGATGTTCGGTATCTTCCTGCCGGTGAACTTCAACTCGCCCTACAAGGCGACAAGCATCGTCGAGTTCTGGCGCCGCTGGCACATGACGTTGTCGCAATTCCTCCGCGACTATCTCTACATCCCGCTCGGCGGCAACCGCCATGGCCGCGTGCTGCGCTACGTCAACCTGCTGATCACGATGCTGCTCGGCGGGCTCTGGCACGGCGCGGCCTGGACGTTTGTCGTTTGGGGCGCGCTGCACGGCGCCTATCTCTGCGTCAATCACGCCTTCAATGCGTTGGTGCCGACCATCCCGTCGGCTCTTGCGCGCCCGGCTCGCATCGGCGGGACCGTGCTGACGTTTCTCGCCGTCGTCGTCGCCTGGGTGTTCTTCCGCGCCGCGAGCGTGGAATGGGCTTTGCGCGTTCTGCAGGCCATGGCGGATCCCTCGCATATCGTGTTCGGCCGCGAGGAGATCGCGGCGCTGGTGATGATCGCCGTCTACGCCGCATTGGTCTGGCTGGCGCCGAACACGCAAACGCTCCTGGGATACGATCACGCCAACCGCAGGGTCGGCGAGAACTTGCGGGCAGGGCGCATGCGGCCGCTGTTTCTCTATGGCGCATCGCTGGTGCTTGCGTTTGGAATCCTGGGCATCCAGAGCCATAGCGAATTCATCTATTTCCGGTTCTGATGCGCGCTACATTCACCAGTCTCAAGCGTCTTCTGCTCGCGAGCATCGCGTTCTTGCTCGGTGCGGCCGGGCTTACTTATGTCATCGATCCCCTGCAGCTGTTTCGCCCCTCGCGCTCCGCCTTCTATTCCGACGACACGCGCGTGCAGAACGCCGGGCTGATCCGCAGCCAGTCGTTCGACACCGCCTTCATGGGCACCTCGCTTGCGATCCATTTCCGCCAGAGCGACATCGATCGGGCGCTCGGCGTTCGCTCACTCAAGCTGGCGATGACCGGCTCCAACTCGCGCCAGCAGGCCTTCGTGCTTGAGCAGGCGATCGCGCGCGGCGCGAGGCGCGTGATCTGGGAGATGGACGATTTCATCTTCGTCGATGCAGCCGACATCGAGGCCGATCCCTATTTGTCCGTCGATCTCTATCGGAGGACGCCGAAGGGCATCGCGTCCTATCTGTTCAGCGCGGCGATGGCGAAGGAGTCCCTGTTCGCACTGCTGCGTTCGGTCCCGCCGCTGCAGGTGCCGCTGACCCGCGCGGCGCCGTATCTGCCCGTCAAGTTCGCGCTGGCCGATGTCGACGACATCTACGCGCTGCCGCGCGATGTCGACGTCGCGCGCGAGTACAATGCGAGCAAGACGCTCGCTTCGTTCGCTTACATCACCGCGCCGTCGCGCAGCCGCTTTCTCGGCGAAGGCTATGGTTATCAAGCCATGGTGCGGAATTTCGAGCAGGATGCCGTCAGCCTGATCGCGCGCTATCCGGACGTGACCTTTGACATCTACTTCCCGCCCTATTCCATCCTGCAATTCGTGGCGATGCGCGACGCCTCGCCCGGGACGCTGAAGATCGTCTCCGATCTCACGGCGGTGATTGCGGAGCGCCTGACGCAGCGGCCCAACGTTCGCCTCCACGACTTCCGTGCGATCAAGGTAGTGACGCAAGATCTCAACAATTACGGCGACGTCATCCACCACTCGCCGGTGGTGGATGGGATGGTGCTGAAATGGCTGGCGAGCGGGGAGTATCGCGTCGATCCGAAAGCGCCGCTGACGTCGCTGGATGAGCTGAAGGCGCAGGTCGAGGTATATCGGGTGCCGGGGCTGCCGTAGCCCGCCTGAGCGAAGCGACATGCGGGGCCTCGCATAAGGGTCCCCCGGGTGTCGCTTCGCTCACCCGGGCTACGCGACTGCGATCGACTCCCGGTCTCGTGTCCCGGATGCGGTGCGGCGCGAAGTGCCGCTCCGCTGAGCCGGGACCCATTGCGGCCAGGTGGGCCCCGGCTCTGCAGCGCATCACTTCGTGCTGCGCTGCGTCCGGGGCACGAGAGCTAACCTACGCCGCTACCTCTTCCCCGAGATACGCGACCGCCGCTTCCAGCCCGCCCTTGCCATGCGGGATCTTCAGCGCGTTGAGCCCGATCTCGATCACCCCGAGCGTACCGAGCAGCATCGGTGCGTTGACATGGCCCATATGGGCGATGCGGAAGGCCTGGCCCGAGAGGTCGCCGATGCCGGTGCCGAGCACGACGCCGCACTTCTCCTTGCAATAGCGCTGCAATATTGCCGGATCATGCCCGTTGCTCATCGTCACCGTGGTCACGGTGTTGGAGCGCTCGCTCGCTTCCGCGACGTTGAAGCCGAGCACCTGGCCCTCCGACCAGGCGCCCACGGCGCGGCGGGTGGCTTCGCCGAGCAGGCTGTGGCGGCGGAAGGCGTTTTCCAGGCCTTCCTCGTGCAGCAGGTCGATCGCCTGACGCAACGCGAACAACAGATGCACCGGCGCAGTGCCGGCATATTTGCGATAATGCTCGGTGCCCTCGCGCTCGCTCCAGCTCCAATAGGGCGTCGACATGTTCGCCTTCTTGTGCACCTCGAGCGCACGTGCATTGGCGGCGACGAAGCCGAGGCCGGGGGGCGTCATCAGGCCCTTCTGCGAGCCTGACATCGCGACGTCGATGCCCCATTTGTCCATTTCGAACGGCATGCAGCCGAGCGAAGCGACCGTGTCGACCATGTACAGCGCCGGATGGCCGGCCGCCTTGATCGCCTTGCCGATCGCCTCGATATCGTTCTGCACGCCCGAGGCGGTGTCGACCTGGACCACGACGACGGCCTTGATGCTGTGCTCCTTGTCGCGACGCAAGCGCTCCTCGACCTCGCTTGGCCGGACCGCGCGGCGCCAGTCACCCTTGAGCACCTCGACCTCGGCGCCCATCAGCGCTGCCGCATTGCCCCAGCCGATCGCAAAGCGCCCGCTCTCCAGCACCAGCACCTTGTCGCCGCGCGACAGCACGTTGCTCAGCGCCGCTTCCCAGGCGCCGTGACCGTTGGCGATGTAGATGTAGGACTTGCCCTTGGTCGCAAACAGTTTCGAGATGTCGCCGAGCAGGCTCTCGGTCAGATCGGTCATCTGCTTGGAATAGATGTCGATCGCCGGACGGTGCATTGCCCGCAGCACCTCGTCGGGCATCGTGGTGGGCCCGGGGATGGCCAGAAACTCCCGGCCCGCGCGAACGGTCATTGCTGTTGGTCCTTGTTGCCAGAGAACAGATTGGTGGGTCGCTGGTTTGTAGCTTTACGCGGGGCGAGGGCCTTGGAAAAGCGTCCAAAATGCAGGTCTGGTTATCGCTTGGTCTCGCGGCAGCCGGCGGCTTCCGCCTCCTCGACCGAGCAGAACCAGCGGGTGCCCTTGCTGATCTTCATCCTGATCTGGGTGTACCAGCGGCTGGTCGGCTGGTGAAAGATGCACTCTCCGGCGCTGTTGACGTTGCCCTTGATGGTGCAATCCGGGGAGGGCGCGACCGGTCCGGAGGCCGAAGCGAGCAGCACCGCATGCGCTCCGTCGGGCGGCTTGGTGGCGCCGAGGATGACCGTCTTCTTGTTGCGCACGCGCCAGTCCCACGGTGCGATGAAGGCCCCCTGCCACATTCCGGCCTTGGCTTCGCGCGCGGCCTTTTCGTCCGCATCATAGTCGTGGGACATGCGGGTGTAGGCCAGTGCCCAGCCGGCGCGCACCAGCCATTTCTGGATGTCCTCGCCGCCGACCTCGCAGCGCGCCACGGTGCGGCCGCGCCGGTCGATCGAACGGGCATGGCAGACCCAGCTCTTGCCCTCGGCGTATTTGGCGAGCTCGTCGCGCGCTGCGATCCCGCAGGTCCAGCGCTCGGTCTTGTTGTTGAGGCAGAGCTGGTCGACCGCGGGCGCGTCGATGCCGCCGAGCCGGATCCGCGTGTTGCCGATCACGACGGCATCGCCGGAGCGAACTTTTGCCGTGCCGGTGATGTCGGCGGCCTCGGCCAGCGAGGGGAGAGCGAGGAGAGACAGCGCAATCAGGACTTTTCGCAACATGCCGGCCCGCGTGTGATGAAATGATCGATAGAGCGCGTGATTGTGGTCGGCTTTTGGCCGTCGGGCCAGCGTATGCCTAATAGAGAGGCTTTCAACTTCCCGTCATCTTGCGACGGGTTCTCTGCTCGTGTCCCGGACGCGGTGCGGCGTGCAACGCCGCTCCGCAGAGCCGGGACCCAGAAATTCACAGTCACATCTCGCGGAGGCATGGGCCCCGGCTCTGCAACGCACCGCTTCGCGCTGCGCTGCGTCCGGGGCACGAGTCCCTCGGCAAGATCACCCCCGCGCCATCGCCCGCTTGGCCAATGCCAGGCCCATCAGCACGAACGCGGACGTCACCTCGGGACCGCCCACCAGAATCCGCGTCGGCGTCTTCATCTTGTTCCACTCATAGGCGCGGAACGGGCCGCGGCGGCCGCCTTCGCCGATGGCGCCGACGATCACGTTCAGCGCGGGTGCAAAGGCGCGCGGGTCGGCGCCGAGATGGCCGAGCGCGATCAGCGCCAGCGCCGCGTCGAACACGTTCATCTCGGCGGCCATCAGCTCGCCCTTGACGTAGGACAGCACGCGGTGGCGGATGAAGTCGAAATCGCCATTGGGGTCGATCGCGGCCTGCGCGGCAAGCGGCAGCGCCAGGAAGGCCGCATAGCAGCGGCCGAAATAGGCGCTGTAGAGTTCCGGCAGGTAATAGATGTGCGAGCGCGGATTGGCGAAGGCGCCGCTCGCCGCCAGCCGCTTCTGGAAGCCGATGATGCGGTGCACCGTCGCGAGCCGCGCCGGCGTCTCCAGGATCTTCCAGCGCGCCAGATTGCGGAAGCTCACTTCGAGAATGTCGAGATTGAGCGTCGGATCGAGATCGTTGCCGTAGGGCCGCTCGCCGGCGAGGTTGTCGATCCAGGTCGCAACCCCGCCCTCGTAGTCGATATTGTCGTTGATGGGCACGGTTACGCGCGGTTCGTTGACGCCGGCGCGCACCTGGTAGCCGGCGTAGAAATCCAGCAGCGGCTGATCGATGATCGGATCGGTGCAGCCGGCCTGCGTCGCCGCCGAGATCGAGCAGGCCGTGGTGTCGCAATCCGGCACGTAGATGCCGAAGCCGAGGTCCTGCTTGATCTGCGCGAAGTAGCGGGAAAAGCGCGGATGCGGCGGAGGCGCCAGCGCGGTGACGACGTTGAAGCGCGCGCCGTCGATGCCCTCGACCTCCTCGCGGCTGATGTTGACGCAGAAATCCACCATGTCGGCGATGGCGCGCTCGGCCGCGACCTTGTCGGCCGGCGAGGCGAGCCCGGTCTCGCCATAGCTCAGCAGCGCCTCGATGAAGAACGCATCGTAATAGGCCGAGCGGTGCCGGATCTGCACCGGCTCCCACATCGGCTCGGCGATCCCTCGCCAGGGTGGATTGACCACGGCACGCGCGGGCGAGCGCGCGATGAAGACACGGGCGAGGTTGAACAGCAGCGAGGAATTCTTGTAGCCGCGGGCGTTCAGACCTGTGAGCGCCATGATCAGCTCGCGGCCGCGGAAATCCGGATCGCCGATCAGGTTGAAGGCGGCATAGGTCGGCAGGAAGCCGTTCTTGCGCCAGGAGCCGAGCAGATGCTGCGCGCAGTCGCGGATCACGCCGTCGATCTGCGCCTGCGGCGGCGCCGAGCTCGTGAACATCGCCGGCGGCGGCTTGGGATGGTCGAGCGCGATGCTGTCGACGAGATCGGCGACCGGCTGGCCGACCGCCGCCCAGTCGGGCTCGGCCTCGTCGCGGGCGCGCGCCAGCGCCCCGCGCAACGACGTGAGCCTGGCCTCGTCACGCAGCTCGGGCAGTCCGGCCCGCCGCAGCAGCACCCGCAGCGCGGGATTGCCGAGCGCGGTCTTGTAGAATTTGGCCAGATGCGGATCGCCGCCGGCCCGGCCCGACAATACGGGATCGCAGACGTCGTAAAGCGAGGGGCCGTCCTTCCGCGCGGTCAGCGCCCGGCAGGCGGCGCCGGCAAAATAATGAAAGCTCATGAAATACCTGGTCGCGGGGCCTTGGTCGGGGGTCGGCCGGCACGCTCCCATCGGCGCGCCGCCCCCTGCAAGTCGTTGAAAAGGCTACCCGGATTCGCAGGAAATACAAATGTGACGGAGATCATGGAAAAATGCGGCATGAGGACTGCATGATCGACCCCGGAATGCTACGGGAAAGCCAGGAAATCCAGAAATTTATCGGAGAAATTAACGAGCATCGTCAGTAGCTTAGCTCAAATTTTGGGCAATCTATTGCCCGCCACCCTATATCCGGTTAAAGGTTTGTTTGGTGCGGCGCCGCAAATTGCGCGCAATTCGGGGGCACATCCCCGGCCAATCCCTCAAACCTAAAGACGCTATCGCGCTACTCAAACAGTGTGCGCGCGCTTGGCTGGTCTTTGGCACAGGAAACGAACCGAGATGAATGTAAAGCAGCTCGACCTTTCCCGGCGCACCATCGCGTTGGCCGCCGCCCTGATCGGCACGGTCTCGCTGGTGATCGGCGCTCATGCTGCTCTCAACATGCGCGCGATCGATGCTGCCAAGGCCGTCTCCACCGACCAGATCACCGGCTCGATCGGCCAGACCTCGCGCCTCGCTTTGGTCATCGGCAATGGACATTATCCCGACGCCAGCGCGCCGCTGACGCAGTCGATCAACGACGCCCGTGCGCTGTCCTCGTCCCTGCGCAAGAACGGTTTTGACGTCGACATGGTGGAAGACGCGACCAAGGACGACATGGTCCGCGCCGTCAACCGCCTGAAGTCCCGGATCAAGCGCGACACCGTCGTCATGCTGTTCTTCGGCGGCTACGGCGTGCAGGCCGGACGCGAGAGCTACATGCTGCCGGTCGATGCCGTGATCTGGAAGGAAAGCGACGTCCGCCGCCAGGGCGTCTCGATCGATGGCGTGATTGACATGATGAAGGAGCAGGGCGCCAAGGCCAAGCTCGTCGTCGTCGATGCCTCCCGCCGTAACCCTTACGAGCGCCGCTTCCGCTCCTACAGCCACGGCCTCGCGCCGATCAGCGCGTCCGACAATGCGCTGATCCTCTCCTCGGCCTCGCCCGGCAAGGTCGTCGACGACGGCAAGGGCGAGCACAGCGTGCTGGTCAGCGAGTTCCTGAACAACCTCAGTGCGAAGGGCAGCGCCGAAAGCGTCTTCAACAAGACCCGCGTCGCCATCTCCCGCGCCAGCGAAGGCGATCAGGTCCCGACCGTGTCCTCCTCGCTGCTCGAAGACGTCCATTTCGACGCAGCCGGCGGCTAGGTCTTCCGAAGAATGTAGGGTGGATTAGCCGAAGACGTAATCCACCGCTTTTCTGTCGTCAGCGCTGAAAGCAAAGAGGCGGGTTACGCCTTCGGCTAACCCGCCCTACGATTATGCGCTCTGACAGCTAGGACTACTTCGCCGCTTCCGCGGCCATCACCGGGCGCACCGGGTCGCCTTCGCGCAGCAGCGCACCGGCGCGGGCGACGACGACGTCGCCTTCGTTGAGGCCGTCGCGGACCTCGATATTGCCGCCCGACATCAACCCGACCTCGACACGCTTGGTCTCGACGCGGTTGCGGCGGATCACCTGCACCACGGTGCCGGCCGACGAATATTGCACTGATGTCAGAGGCACCGCGACGTTGCAGCTCTGCCCGGTCTTGATCAGCGCGCGTCCGCTCGCTTTCAGCAGCAATCGCTTCTGCGAGGAGATGCCGATATAGACGATGCCCTGCTGGATGTTCGGCTCGACGGTCGGGCCGATGCGGCGCACCTTGCCGTCGATGTCGCCCGCGCCTGCGATCCGCACGGTCGCCGGCTGATTGACGGCGAGCTTGCGCATATCGTTGGTCGCCACCAGAC
The sequence above is drawn from the Bradyrhizobium amphicarpaeae genome and encodes:
- a CDS encoding S9 family peptidase — encoded protein: MTQAKTPSQPPIAPRRPHAFTRHGITVTDDYAWLKDAKWQEVLRDPKALDPDIRKYLDEENVYTESLLGHTGVLQKTLVREMRGRIKEDDSSVPSPDGPYAYFRRFREGGQHELFGRMPRHGGDGDIVLDGDALAKDHKYFKFGGSRHSHDHKMQAWSADTKGSEYFSIRVRDWASGKDFDDLVEETDGGVVWAADCKSFFYVRLDDNHRPMQVWRHRLGTRQADDALVYEEQDAGWFTHLHESTSGRFCVIAGGDHETSEQRLIDLADPEAPPRLVAAREEGVQYSIADRGDELFILTNADDAVDFKIVTAPLGSPERANWRDLIPYRPGIYIIDLDLYAGHMVRLERANALPGIVIRDLTSNEEHAIAFDEAAYSLDAMGSYEFETTNLRFAYSSMTTPSEVYDYDMVKRTRTLRKRQEIPSGHVAADYVTTRITAKALDGAEVPVSILHRRGLKLDGSAPLLLYGYGSYGMAMPASFNANRLSLVDRGFVYAIAHIRGGADKGWGWYLDGKREKKTNSFDDFAASARALIDAKYTSAKRIVGHGGSAGGMLMGAVANRAGELFAGIVAEVPFVDVLNTMLDDTLPLTPPEWPEWGNPIESERDFRTILSYSPYDNVAAKDYPAILAMGGLTDPRVTYWEPAKWIARLRATMTGGGPVLLRTNMGAGHGGASGRFDRLDEVAIVYAFALWAAGMADKAEV
- a CDS encoding MBOAT family O-acyltransferase — translated: MLFNSYPFILLFLPLVLAGYFWLGRRSNLAPVIWLALASIAFYAIGSWQFVALLLLSIAFNYGIGHLLIVAKLGPSPRKAALALGVAGDLLVLGIFKYAGFATENVNALLGTHFALHILLPVGISFYTFTQIAFLVDAYRGQVAAYALPHYALFVTYFPHLIAGPILHHKDMIPQFEREETKRPDGHLILCGVIIFAIGLFKKTCLADGIQPLVALAFDARSPSFDQAWCGALAYAFQLYFDFSGYSDMAIGISLMFGIFLPVNFNSPYKATSIVEFWRRWHMTLSQFLRDYLYIPLGGNRHGRVLRYVNLLITMLLGGLWHGAAWTFVVWGALHGAYLCVNHAFNALVPTIPSALARPARIGGTVLTFLAVVVAWVFFRAASVEWALRVLQAMADPSHIVFGREEIAALVMIAVYAALVWLAPNTQTLLGYDHANRRVGENLRAGRMRPLFLYGASLVLAFGILGIQSHSEFIYFRF
- a CDS encoding pyridoxal-phosphate-dependent aminotransferase family protein, yielding MTVRAGREFLAIPGPTTMPDEVLRAMHRPAIDIYSKQMTDLTESLLGDISKLFATKGKSYIYIANGHGAWEAALSNVLSRGDKVLVLESGRFAIGWGNAAALMGAEVEVLKGDWRRAVRPSEVEERLRRDKEHSIKAVVVVQVDTASGVQNDIEAIGKAIKAAGHPALYMVDTVASLGCMPFEMDKWGIDVAMSGSQKGLMTPPGLGFVAANARALEVHKKANMSTPYWSWSEREGTEHYRKYAGTAPVHLLFALRQAIDLLHEEGLENAFRRHSLLGEATRRAVGAWSEGQVLGFNVAEASERSNTVTTVTMSNGHDPAILQRYCKEKCGVVLGTGIGDLSGQAFRIAHMGHVNAPMLLGTLGVIEIGLNALKIPHGKGGLEAAVAYLGEEVAA
- a CDS encoding thermonuclease family protein, which translates into the protein MLRKVLIALSLLALPSLAEAADITGTAKVRSGDAVVIGNTRIRLGGIDAPAVDQLCLNNKTERWTCGIAARDELAKYAEGKSWVCHARSIDRRGRTVARCEVGGEDIQKWLVRAGWALAYTRMSHDYDADEKAAREAKAGMWQGAFIAPWDWRVRNKKTVILGATKPPDGAHAVLLASASGPVAPSPDCTIKGNVNSAGECIFHQPTSRWYTQIRMKISKGTRWFCSVEEAEAAGCRETKR
- a CDS encoding caspase family protein codes for the protein MNVKQLDLSRRTIALAAALIGTVSLVIGAHAALNMRAIDAAKAVSTDQITGSIGQTSRLALVIGNGHYPDASAPLTQSINDARALSSSLRKNGFDVDMVEDATKDDMVRAVNRLKSRIKRDTVVMLFFGGYGVQAGRESYMLPVDAVIWKESDVRRQGVSIDGVIDMMKEQGAKAKLVVVDASRRNPYERRFRSYSHGLAPISASDNALILSSASPGKVVDDGKGEHSVLVSEFLNNLSAKGSAESVFNKTRVAISRASEGDQVPTVSSSLLEDVHFDAAGG
- a CDS encoding efflux RND transporter periplasmic adaptor subunit — translated: MRHLPRAVARSLCPAAIAGMVILGGSPAGADDDAPKGPAVTVLKVAKSCFSDIVEATGTIIAREETSVRPERPGLKVTDVLAEAGDTTTAGQVLARLALPEGGTLQVAAPVAGVIATSTAQIGNFASAKGEALFTIVARSEYDLVGLVATNDMRKLAVNQPATVRIAGAGDIDGKVRRIGPTVEPNIQQGIVYIGISSQKRLLLKASGRALIKTGQSCNVAVPLTSVQYSSAGTVVQVIRRNRVETKRVEVGLMSGGNIEVRDGLNEGDVVVARAGALLREGDPVRPVMAAEAAK